DNA sequence from the Bradyrhizobium sp. CIAT3101 genome:
TGCCGCGCACCATGGCCCAGTCGCCGATCATCTGGTCCATCGACTTGGCCATCGAGCGCGCGGCGGCGAGGTCCTGCAGAATGTAGACGCCCTCGCCCTGCCGCAGGCCCTCGAAGATGCCGGCCTCGACCTCCGTGAAGTCGATCACGGACTCACCGGTCGCATCCTGCAAACGAACAATGTCTCCGAGACCCTTGATGCTCCAGGCGACGATGTCCTTGGTGAAGGGCAGCGCCGTCTTGCACGCCGGCTCCAGCTCCAGCTTGAAGCCCTGCGCCACCGGATCGCCCTTGATCGTGACAACGCAGGTCTTGCTGCGCTCGGTGGTCGAGAGCTCCCACTGCCCGATCATCTCCTTCTTCAGGGTCGTCGCATCCTGCGCATGCGCGGCACCGATCGCGGCGACGCAGGCCGCGATCAGCAAAGCAACGACCCGAAGAGCGGTCATCAGCGCCCCTTGAACGGCGTTTCGGCAACCGGCGTCAGCGGCGCCTTGCCGGCGAACCAGGATTTGAGGTTGTCGACAACGAGCTGGTCCATGGCATTGCGCGTCACCACGGAGGCCGAGCCGATATGCGGCAACAGCACCACGTTCTGCATGGTCTTGAGCTCGTCCGGCACATTGGGCTCGGCCACGAACACGTCGAGACCGGCGGCGAGGATGGTGCCTGATTTCAGCGCCTGGACCAGCGCCTGCTCGTCGACCACGGAGCCGCGCGCAACGTTGACCAGCACGCCGCGCGGGCCGAGCGCCTTGAGCACCTCGGCATTGATCATCTTGTTGGTCGAGGCGCCGCCCGGCACGATCACCATCAGCGTGTCGACCGCCTTCGCCATCTCGATCAGGTCGGGATAGTGCTTGTAAGAGACGTCCTTGGACGGGTTGCGCGAGTGATAGACCACCGGCACCAACGACGCATCGAGCCGGCGCGCGATGGCCTGGCCGATGCGGCCCATGCCGACGATGCCGACCTTGCGGTCACGCAGCGAGCCGACGCTGAGCGGATAGTTCTGGGTCTGCCAGAGGCCGGAGCGAACGTAGCGGTCGGCCTTGATGAATTCGCGCACGGTCGAAATCAGCAGGCCCATCGCGACGTCGGCGACCTCCTCGGTCAGCACGTCGGGTGTGTTGGTAACGATGATGTTGTGCTCGGCCGCGTATTTGGCGTCGATGTGGTCGTAACCGACGCCGAAGCTCGCCACCATCTCGATCTTGGGCAATTGCGACAGCGAATCCTTGTCGGCGCGGACGGTGTGATAGGTCACCGCGACGCCGCGGATCTTGTCGCGGACCGCCGGCGTCAGCCGCTCGAGGTCGCCGCGCGTCTCGGCCTTGTGCACGACGAAATGATCGGAAAACCCGTTCTCGAGGATCGGCCGCACCGGCCCATAAATCAGAAGGTCGATC
Encoded proteins:
- a CDS encoding 2-hydroxyacid dehydrogenase, translated to MSTGSISSDKIDLLIYGPVRPILENGFSDHFVVHKAETRGDLERLTPAVRDKIRGVAVTYHTVRADKDSLSQLPKIEMVASFGVGYDHIDAKYAAEHNIIVTNTPDVLTEEVADVAMGLLISTVREFIKADRYVRSGLWQTQNYPLSVGSLRDRKVGIVGMGRIGQAIARRLDASLVPVVYHSRNPSKDVSYKHYPDLIEMAKAVDTLMVIVPGGASTNKMINAEVLKALGPRGVLVNVARGSVVDEQALVQALKSGTILAAGLDVFVAEPNVPDELKTMQNVVLLPHIGSASVVTRNAMDQLVVDNLKSWFAGKAPLTPVAETPFKGR
- a CDS encoding AprI/Inh family metalloprotease inhibitor; translation: MTALRVVALLIAACVAAIGAAHAQDATTLKKEMIGQWELSTTERSKTCVVTIKGDPVAQGFKLELEPACKTALPFTKDIVAWSIKGLGDIVRLQDATGESVIDFTEVEAGIFEGLRQGEGVYILQDLAAARSMAKSMDQMIGDWAMVRGNGQPICGLTLTNTEADQDNFQVFLKPKCDAAIAQFNPTQWRLERGQIILMSKSGEVWQFEADDNAQWRRVPDTADPLIMLRQ